One Spiroplasma endosymbiont of Cantharis nigra DNA segment encodes these proteins:
- the eno gene encoding phosphopyruvate hydratase produces the protein MSKITSIIAREVLDSRGFPTVQVDVTTEFGGFGTAKVPSGASTGSREALELRDGDKKRFNGKGVLKAVANVNTKIAKEIIGMEVTEQVKIDTKMCKLDGDDFKKNLGANAILGVSLAVAKAAASELEIPLYRYIGGTNARRLPVPMLNVINGGEHADSAIDFQEFMIMPVGAPTFSESLRWASETFQALKSLLHDKKDITAVGDEGGFAPNFAWAYPKETIEAFKAKTPVEVALDLLVEAIKKAGYKTGKDGIMIAMDCANSELYINGKYHFKKIEKLTGKEWALTTDEMVSFLDKLVDKYPIISIEDGLAESDWDGFQKQVKVMGHKIQIVGDDLFVTNPKITAEGIEKKAANSVLIKLNQIGTLTETIETIEMAQKAGWTAVTSHRSGETEDSTIADLAVALNTGQIKTGSMSRSDRIAKYNRLIEIEAELGEAAIYDGLKSFYNLTK, from the coding sequence ATGTCAAAAATAACTAGTATTATTGCACGTGAAGTTTTAGACTCACGTGGTTTCCCAACAGTTCAAGTTGATGTTACAACTGAATTTGGAGGATTTGGAACAGCAAAAGTTCCTTCAGGAGCTTCAACTGGTTCAAGAGAAGCATTAGAATTAAGAGATGGAGATAAAAAACGCTTTAATGGTAAAGGTGTTTTAAAGGCTGTTGCAAATGTAAATACTAAAATTGCAAAAGAAATAATTGGAATGGAAGTAACAGAGCAAGTAAAAATTGATACAAAAATGTGTAAATTAGATGGTGATGATTTCAAGAAAAATTTAGGAGCAAATGCTATTTTAGGTGTTTCTTTAGCTGTTGCTAAAGCAGCAGCAAGTGAATTGGAAATTCCATTATATAGATATATTGGTGGAACAAATGCAAGAAGATTACCCGTACCAATGTTAAATGTTATTAACGGAGGAGAACATGCAGATTCTGCAATTGATTTCCAAGAGTTTATGATTATGCCAGTTGGAGCACCAACATTTAGTGAATCATTAAGATGAGCTTCAGAAACTTTCCAAGCTTTAAAATCTTTATTACATGATAAAAAAGATATTACAGCTGTTGGTGATGAAGGTGGATTTGCACCAAACTTTGCTTGAGCATATCCAAAAGAAACTATTGAAGCATTTAAAGCAAAAACTCCAGTTGAAGTTGCTTTAGATTTATTAGTTGAAGCAATTAAAAAAGCTGGTTATAAAACAGGTAAAGATGGTATTATGATCGCAATGGATTGTGCTAACTCAGAATTATACATTAATGGAAAATATCACTTTAAGAAAATTGAAAAATTAACAGGAAAAGAATGAGCATTAACAACTGATGAAATGGTTTCATTCTTAGATAAATTAGTTGATAAATATCCAATTATCTCAATTGAAGATGGTTTAGCTGAATCAGATTGAGATGGATTCCAAAAACAAGTAAAAGTAATGGGTCACAAAATTCAAATTGTTGGAGATGATTTGTTTGTTACAAATCCAAAAATTACTGCTGAAGGAATTGAAAAAAAAGCTGCTAATTCAGTATTAATTAAATTAAACCAAATTGGAACATTAACAGAAACAATTGAAACAATTGAAATGGCTCAAAAAGCAGGTTGAACAGCTGTTACTTCACATCGTTCAGGGGAAACAGAAGATTCAACAATTGCTGATTTAGCTGTTGCTTTAAATACAGGTCAAATTAAAACAGGGTCAATGTCAAGATCTGATAGAATTGCAAAATATAATAGATTAATTGAAATTGAAGCTGAATTGGGAGAAGCTGCAATTTATGATGGTTTAAAATCATTTTATAATTTAACAAAATAA